The following are from one region of the Salvia splendens isolate huo1 chromosome 2, SspV2, whole genome shotgun sequence genome:
- the LOC121759142 gene encoding ribonuclease P protein subunit p25-like protein isoform X1: MDRYQKVEKPKIETPIDENEIRITSQGRMRSYITYAMTLLQEKGSDDIVFKAMGRAINKTVTIVELIKRRIVGLHQITAIQSTDITDTWEPLEEGLQILETTRKVSMVTITLSKKELDTKNVGYQQPIPEDQVKVLSPDVDYDGEGSPPTRGRGRGGRGRGRPRFQSGNGFAYAEYDDGGYERNRGYARGRGRGRGRGFRGRGRGGYNGPLGDAQHDAGTYNQEAPRGRGRGRGIRGRGRGFRANVPVQAAA, encoded by the exons ATGGATCGGTACCAGAAAGTGGAGAAGCCAAAGATTGAGACTCCGATTGATGAGAATGAGATTCGGATTACGAGCCAAGGCAGGATGCGGAGTTACATTACTTACGCCATGACGCTGCTTCAG GAGAAAGGTTCGGATGATATAGTGTTTAAGGCAATGGGCAGAGCCATTAACAAAACTGTGACGATCGTGGAGCTTATCAAG AGGAGAATTGTTGGTCTTCACCAGATTACTGCTATTCAATCTACTGACATAACCGACACATGGGAACCCCTGGAGGAAGGGCTTCAAAT TCTGGAAACCACTAGGAAAGTTTCAATGGTTACAATAACACTCTCAAAAAAGGAGCTGGATACGAAAAATGTCGG ATACCAACAGCCAATACCAGAAGATCAGGTGAAGGTGTTGTCTCCAGATGTAGACTATGATGGAG AGGGATCGCCTCCTACCCGTGGAAGAGGCCGAGGTGGCAGAGGGAGGGGGAGACCTAGATTCCAGTCTG GGAATGGCTTTGCTTATGCTGAGTATGATGATGGAGGCTATGAAAGGAACCGTGGGTATGCCAGAGGTAGGGGACGAGGTAGAGGCCGTGGTTTCCGTGGCCGTGGAAGGGGTGGCTACAATGGTCCTCTGGGGGATGCTCAGCATGATGCTGGAACCTACAATCAAGAAGCACCACGAG GTCGTGGCCGTGGGAGGGGAATTCGGGGAAGGGGTCGTGGGTTCAGAGCTAATGTGCCTGTCCAAGCAGCTGCTTGA
- the LOC121759142 gene encoding ribonuclease P protein subunit p25-like protein isoform X2 encodes MDRYQKVEKPKIETPIDENEIRITSQGRMRSYITYAMTLLQEKGSDDIVFKAMGRAINKTVTIVELIKRRIVGLHQITAIQSTDITDTWEPLEEGLQILETTRKVSMVTITLSKKELDTKNVGYQQPIPEDQVKVLSPDVDYDGEGSPPTRGRGRGGRGRGRPRFQSGNGFAYAEYDDGGYERNRGYARGRGRGRGRGFRGRGRGGYNGPLGDAQHDAGTYNQEAPRGRGFRANVPVQAAA; translated from the exons ATGGATCGGTACCAGAAAGTGGAGAAGCCAAAGATTGAGACTCCGATTGATGAGAATGAGATTCGGATTACGAGCCAAGGCAGGATGCGGAGTTACATTACTTACGCCATGACGCTGCTTCAG GAGAAAGGTTCGGATGATATAGTGTTTAAGGCAATGGGCAGAGCCATTAACAAAACTGTGACGATCGTGGAGCTTATCAAG AGGAGAATTGTTGGTCTTCACCAGATTACTGCTATTCAATCTACTGACATAACCGACACATGGGAACCCCTGGAGGAAGGGCTTCAAAT TCTGGAAACCACTAGGAAAGTTTCAATGGTTACAATAACACTCTCAAAAAAGGAGCTGGATACGAAAAATGTCGG ATACCAACAGCCAATACCAGAAGATCAGGTGAAGGTGTTGTCTCCAGATGTAGACTATGATGGAG AGGGATCGCCTCCTACCCGTGGAAGAGGCCGAGGTGGCAGAGGGAGGGGGAGACCTAGATTCCAGTCTG GGAATGGCTTTGCTTATGCTGAGTATGATGATGGAGGCTATGAAAGGAACCGTGGGTATGCCAGAGGTAGGGGACGAGGTAGAGGCCGTGGTTTCCGTGGCCGTGGAAGGGGTGGCTACAATGGTCCTCTGGGGGATGCTCAGCATGATGCTGGAACCTACAATCAAGAAGCACCACGAG GTCGTGGGTTCAGAGCTAATGTGCCTGTCCAAGCAGCTGCTTGA